A genomic region of Alicyclobacillus sp. SO9 contains the following coding sequences:
- a CDS encoding HAD family hydrolase, producing the protein MKEAIIFDFDGTLADTLPLVFVCFRTVFEKYAGKSVTDDDVLGLFGPTEFEILRNEVGQETYTQAMDEFLHLYSTLHSQYVRHYPEIEAMLNQFHASDLKIGLFTGKGRATFDISADKLNMKKFFEVTITGDDVDKQKPNPEGLLKVLAGLGVSADKAVMVGDSDDDLSAARAAGVDAVSVNWLSTSQTKKFKNNPRFIARSVEEFLDWMESEHRIVLT; encoded by the coding sequence GTGAAAGAAGCCATTATTTTTGATTTTGACGGTACATTAGCAGATACGCTGCCTTTGGTATTTGTGTGCTTTCGGACTGTTTTTGAAAAATATGCTGGGAAATCTGTGACCGATGACGACGTCCTTGGATTGTTTGGCCCGACTGAATTTGAGATTCTCCGGAACGAGGTAGGACAAGAGACCTACACACAAGCCATGGATGAATTTCTCCATCTGTACAGTACACTTCACAGCCAGTACGTAAGGCACTATCCTGAAATCGAAGCAATGCTCAATCAGTTTCACGCTTCTGACCTGAAAATCGGCCTCTTTACCGGTAAAGGGAGAGCGACATTTGATATCTCTGCGGACAAGTTGAACATGAAGAAATTCTTTGAAGTGACTATCACAGGAGACGATGTGGATAAGCAAAAACCGAATCCTGAGGGGCTTCTGAAGGTACTAGCTGGATTGGGTGTCTCTGCTGATAAAGCGGTAATGGTGGGAGACAGCGACGACGACCTCTCGGCAGCACGCGCCGCAGGAGTAGATGCCGTCTCAGTGAACTGGCTCAGTACGTCGCAAACAAAAAAATTCAAGAACAACCCTCGTTTTATTGCTCGCAGCGTGGAGGAATTCTTGGACTGGATGGAGAGTGAACACAGGATTGTGCTAACATGA
- a CDS encoding HEAT repeat domain-containing protein: MNWRGLVAINQGNWKLEFQYALEQNSLKSMIQVLDSQATKHAGTAPAKIKYAAAKALQKLDLDELYPLVLAMCRHESPTAQEVGCLCIPEFYPQNEHEVTETLYSLADSQNWEVREWAAGSSGEILMNNFETYFPVMVNWTQDDSENVRRAAVLAMMGAGGRQNCNEVVFMLECLGPLLSDPSRYVRDNLGPFAIGAGLLKSCPSEVLQWLRKWSESENEQVRWNVAMAFTTAAAANVSTEAASILALFSGDERLYVKRAVAKAQKNLENRRKP; encoded by the coding sequence ATGAACTGGAGGGGGCTGGTAGCGATTAATCAAGGGAATTGGAAATTGGAGTTTCAGTACGCATTAGAACAAAACTCGCTTAAGAGCATGATTCAAGTACTCGATTCGCAGGCCACGAAGCATGCTGGTACGGCTCCGGCCAAGATAAAATACGCTGCTGCGAAGGCACTACAGAAGTTGGATCTAGATGAGTTGTATCCTCTTGTTCTGGCAATGTGCAGACATGAGAGTCCTACGGCACAGGAGGTGGGATGCCTGTGCATCCCGGAGTTCTACCCTCAAAACGAACACGAAGTCACAGAGACTCTCTATTCACTGGCCGACAGTCAGAATTGGGAGGTTCGGGAGTGGGCTGCGGGATCGTCGGGAGAAATTTTGATGAACAACTTCGAAACATACTTTCCAGTGATGGTGAATTGGACACAGGATGACAGTGAAAATGTACGTAGAGCGGCAGTTCTGGCAATGATGGGTGCAGGAGGACGACAAAACTGCAATGAAGTTGTATTCATGCTGGAGTGTCTTGGTCCTCTTCTGTCTGACCCATCGAGATACGTGCGCGATAATCTGGGCCCTTTTGCCATAGGGGCTGGACTTTTGAAATCCTGCCCAAGTGAAGTCTTGCAATGGCTCAGAAAGTGGTCTGAAAGCGAGAATGAACAGGTTCGGTGGAATGTAGCTATGGCCTTTACGACTGCGGCTGCAGCTAACGTGTCTACCGAAGCAGCGTCCATTCTAGCGCTTTTTTCTGGTGACGAACGTCTATATGTAAAGAGGGCAGTTGCGAAGGCTCAGAAAAACTTGGAAAACAGACGTAAGCCTTGA